A section of the Myxocyprinus asiaticus isolate MX2 ecotype Aquarium Trade chromosome 22, UBuf_Myxa_2, whole genome shotgun sequence genome encodes:
- the LOC127413207 gene encoding protocadherin alpha-C2-like yields the protein MDSYLNAHSWRRYVSLFLLLTAISHSVLAVTHYSIPEEMEVGSVVANLATDLGLDVQTLIKRNVRLDVIANKKYLAINKDRGELYIKEKIDREHLCPAKMTCFLKMEVIVESPERIFYIELEITDINDNNPYFRRDTINLDITESTPAGERFSVSNAVDSDVGSNSVKTYYLSKNAHFDIEIQSGRDGSKFADLILKKALDRETQAVHSLILTAVDGGVPPRSGTASIIVRVLDANDNAPKFDQESYTINLTENSPIGSLVVKLNATDLDEGSNADLLYSFSLYTSEKTQKAFSLNPDNGEIRVNEVVNYEDFRIYDMEVIATDKGMHPLFGQCKLSIIITDMNDNHPEISIKSFQSPIKEDIPVNTVIAVVSVSDKDSGENGQVDVRISDDLPFALQESSDNYYELIVSEPLDREKVPEYDITITVIDRGNPPLSDNETITLELLDVNDNVPQFPQTFYTIPVMENNAPGALLSSLTAIDPDLHENQYLVYFIIEKEIVNTSMSMLFSMNPENGNLYALKTFDYEIEKEFLFHIEARDSGVPPLSIT from the exons ATGGATTCTTATTTGAACGCCCATTCATGGAGAAGGTATGTTTCGCTCTTTCTTCTGTTAACTGCGATTTCTCACTCGGTACTGGCTGTTACTCACTATTCTATTCCAGAGGAAATGGAAGTTGGATCTGTCGTGGCAAATTTAGCCACTGATTTAGGGCTTGATGTACAGACTTTGATTAAACGAAACGTCCGATTAGATGTTATTGCTAACAAGAAATATCTCGCCATAAACAAAGACCGGGGTGAACTGTACATAAAGGAGAAGATTGATCGTGAACATCTGTGTCCtgccaaaatgacttgttttttaaaaatggaagTTATCGTGGAGAGCCCTGAGCGAATATTTTACATAGAGCTGGAAATCACGGATATTAATGACAATAACCCTTATTTTAGACGAGACACGATCAATTTAGACATCACGGAATCTACACCAGCGGGTGAACGGTTTTCCGTTAGCAATGCGGTGGATTCTGATGTCGGCTCTAACTCTGTTAAAACGTATTATCTTAGCAAAAACGCGCATTTTGATATTGAAATTCAGTCTGGGAGAGATGGCTCCAAATTTGctgatttaattttaaaaaaggcTCTGGATCGTGAAACCCAAGCTGTTCATAGTCTTATATTGACCGCAGTGGATGGCGGAGTCCCTCCGCGTTCAGGTACAGCCAGTATCATTGTTCGCGTATTGGATGCCAATGACAACGCCCCTAAATTTGACCAAGAGAGCTACACCATTAATTTAACAGAAAACTCTCCCATAGGCAGCCTGGTCGTTAAATTGAACGCAACAGATCTAGATGAGGGCTCTAATGCCGACCTTCTATATTCATTTAGTCTGTATACGTCCGAAAAAACACAGAAAGCGTTCAGTTTAAATCCTGACAATGGCGAAATTAGAGTGAACGAGGTGGTTAACTATGAAGATTTTCGAATTTACGACATGGAGGTTATAGCAACTGATAAAGGCATGCATCCATTATTCGGTCAGTGTAAATTATCGATTATTATTACCGACATGAATGACAATCACCCAGAAATTTCGATTAAGTCATTTCAGAGCCCTATTAAAGAGGATATACCTGTAAATACAGTAATTGCAGTTGTTAGTGTGAGTGATAAAGACTCTGGAGAAAATGGACAGGTAGATGTTCGTATTTCTGATGATTTACCTTTTGCGCTCCAGGAATCATCAGATAATTATTATGAGTTAATAGTTTCAGAACCGTTAGACCGTGAAAAAGTCCCAGAATATGACATCACTATTACCGTGATTGACAGGGGTAACCCGCCGTTATCTGATAATGAAACTATAACTTTAGAGCTACTGGACGTGAACGACAATGTTCCTCAGTTCCCTCAGACATTCTACACGATACCTGTTATGGAGAATAACGCACCTGGAGCTTTACTGAGCTCTTTAACCGCTATAGACCCAGATCTCCACGAAAATCAGTATCTAGTTTATTTCATCATAGAGAAGGAAATAGTGAACACCTCCATGTCCATGTTGTTCTCCATGAATCCAGAGAACGGTAATCTTTACGCGCTAAAGACGTTTGACTATGAGATCGAGAAGGAGTTCCTTTTCCACATCGAGGCCAGAGACTCTGGTGTCCCTCCGCTCAGCA TAACGTGA
- the si:ch73-233f7.1 gene encoding protocadherin beta-15: MDRRLPKRRWTLAGQVVCLLLCACALDRVLAQIRYSIPEELEHGAFVGNIAEDLGLDVAKLSSRRFRIVSGERKQYLEVNLENGILFVNEKIDREELCEQSPVCFLHLQVVIENPLELYRVEVEILDVNDNAPSFPWSEFNLEVTESAAPGSRFPLESAQDLDVGSNSLRSYLLSANQHFVLDIQTRNDGSKFAELVLQSPLDREQQKTHEMVLTAVDGGSPLRSGTAQITVTVLDANDNVPVFDRSVYRVSLVENAPRGTLVLKLNATDLDEGVNGEITYSFSGHAPLKVRELFNVDSHSGEIRVKGIVDYEKASVYELYVQAKDKGPSAVAVHCKVLIDILDVNDNAPEVILTSVSTPVQEDAPPGTVIAVISVMDRDSGENGAVDCQIPGNVPFQLHSSFRNYYTLVTSEFLDRESVSEYNITLTARDLGSPPLSTRKTILVQVSDINDNPPRFIQPSYTVYVTENNAPGASICSVTAFDPDSTQNAYLSYSILEGQIQGMPVSTYVSINSDNGNIYALRSFDYEQLRNFQIRVQAQDAGFPPLSSNVTVNVFVLDQNDNAPVILSPLPKNGTIATDMVPRSVDAGYLVAKITALDADAGQNSRLSFQVLQATDPGLFSVALYTGEIRTIRRFVDKDAIRQRLVILVKDNGQPPLSATVSIILSVVDSVPESLSDFGDLSLSHQPPSNLALYLIVSLSTVSLIFLVAIIVLAAVKCYKDRDSLSGYALSSLGATCCSFEPEPSAEVFKKSNVNLQISSGAKVPTNCAEVNSNPGNLSQAYCYKVCLTPESAKSDFMFLKPCSPGTPRNNAARGTDNLALSSQSRCSSVNNGATTPNELKQANTDWALTKNQTSSVKSCNSLNMDGTLIRKAMQAEPETYMTPVAAGQYWTWGNRSREYQMHSPAGVSQRAWTPHYTPTHNPTRHSQQQQQPTAQVHPHPPPDYQHNVYIPGTPSGFCTLRPIYRSELDVHNSFSTFGKKRRLISPSSYDPHDDMGMEVINNDLYNE; encoded by the exons atggACCGGAGGCTTCCGAAGAGGCGATGGACGTTGGCAGGGCAGGTTGTGTGTCTGCTCCTGTGTGCGTGCGCCCTGGACCGGGTTTTGGCGCAGATTCGGTATTCCATTCCAGAGGAGTTGGAGCACGGGGCTTTTGTTGGAAATATCGCCGAGGACTTGGGCTTGGACGTGGCCAAATTGTCTTCAAGGAGATTCCGGATTGTGTCCGgggaaagaaaacaatatttaGAGGTGAATTTGGAAAACGGAATTTTGTTCGTGAATGAGAAGATTGATCGCGAGGAACTGTGTGAACAAAGTCCCGTTTGTTTCTTGCACTTACAAGTCGTAATTGAAAACCCTTTGGAACTGTACCGGGTAGAGGTTGAAATTTTGGACGTGAATGATAACGCGCCCAGTTTCCCGTGGAGCGAGTTTAATCTGGAGGTCACGGAGTCTGCTGCGCCGGGCTCCCGGTTCCCCCTGGAGAGCGCCCAGGACCTGGATGTGGGCTCGAACTCTCTCCGCTCCTACCTGCTGAGCGCAAATCAACACTTCGTGCTGGACATTCAAACGCGTAACGACGGAAGCAAATTCGCTGAACTTGTGCTGCAGTCGCCGTTAGACCGAGAGCAGCAGAAGACGCACGAGATGGTGCTCACGGCCGTGGACGGCGGCTCTCCTTTGCGCTCGGGCACCGCTCAGATTACGGTCACTGTGCTGGATGCCAACGATAACGTACCGGTGTTCGACCGCTCCGTATACCGGGTCAGCTTGGTGGAGAACGCACCGAGAGGCACGCTCGTGCTCAAACTGAACGCTACGGACCTGGACGAGGGCGTAAACGGTGAGATTACCTATTCGTTCAGCGGGCACGCGCCTCTGAAGGTGCGGGAGCTGTTCAACGTGGACTCTCACTCGGGTGAGATTAGGGTGAAGGGTATAGTGGACTACGAAAAGGCCAGCGTGTACGAGCTCTACGTACAGGCGAAAGACAAGGGTCCCTCCGCCGTGGCCGTGCACTGTAAAGTACTGATCGATATTCTGGACGTGAACGACAATGCGCCCGAGGTCATATTAACCTCTGTGTCAACACCTGTTCAGGAGGACGCTCCACCGGGCACGGTGATAGCCGTGATCAGCGTAATGGACCGCGACTCGGGTGAAAACGGGGCTGTGGATTGCCAGATTCCCGGGAACGTGCCGTTTCAGCTGCACTCCTCTTTTAGAAACTATTACACACTTGTAACGAGCGAGTTTCTGGACAGAGAGTCCGTCTCGGAGTACAACATCACACTCACGGCGCGAGATCTGGGCTCGCCGCCGCTGTCCACCAGGAAGACGATTCTGGTTCAAGTGTCTGACATTAATGACAACCCACCGCGCTTCATTCAGCCCTCATACACTGTATATGTGACCGAGAATAACGCCCCGGGCGCATCCATTTGCTCGGTGACCGCATTCGATCCGGACTCTACTCAAAACGCGTATTTGTCCTACTCCATTCTGGAGGGTCAGATCCAGGGCATGCCCGTGTCCACTTATGTATCCATTAACTCCGATAACGGCAACATCTACGCGCTGCGCTCTTTCGATTACGAGCAGCTCCGGAACTTTCAGATCCGCGTACAGGCTCAGGATGCCGGTTTCCCGCCGCTCAGCAGCAACGTGACtgtcaatgtttttgttttggatcAGAATGATAACGCACCGGTCATCCTGTCCCCGCTACCGAAAAACGGCACCATAGCCACTGACATGGTGCCCAGGTCGGTGGACGCTGGGTACCTCGTGGCAAAAATCACTGCGCTAGACGCGGACGCGGGGCAAAACTCTCGCCTCTCATTTCAGGTGCTTCAGGCGACGGATCCCGGACTGTTCAGCGTCGCTCTGTACACCGGCGAGATCAGGACGATCCGACGTTTCGTGGACAAAGATGCCATTAGGCAAAGACTTGTCATACTCGTCAAGGACAACGGGCAGCCGCCGCTCTCGGCCACCGTGTCCATCATTTTGTCGGTGGTGGACAGCGTGCCGGAGTCGCTGTCCGATTTCGGTGACCTCTCGCTCAGCCACCAACCCCCTTCTAACCTCGCGCTCTATTTAATTGTGTCACTAAGCACCGTCTCGCTCATCTTCCTCGTAGCTATCATCGTTCTGGCGGCCGTGAAATGCTACAAGGACCGCGACTCTCTCAGCGGTTATGCACTCTCCTCGCTCGGCGCCACTTGCTGCAGCTTTGAACCGGAGCCGTCCGCCGAGGTGTTCAAAAAGTCCAACGTCAACCTGCAGATCTCCAGCGGCGCGAAAGTGCCCACGAACTGCGCGGAGGTAAACAGCAATCCTGGAAATCTCTCTCAAGCTTACTGCTACAAAGTGTGTTTAACGCCCGAATCTGCAAAGAGCGACTTTATGTTTCTCAAGCCTTGCAGTCCCGGTACACCGAGGAATAACGCGGCGAGGGGAACGGATAACCTGGCGCTGAGCTCACAGAGCCGCTGCTCATCCGTGAACAACGGAGCGACTACGCCGAATGAG CTGAAGCAAGCAAATACTGACTGGGCCCTCACCAAAAACCAAACCTCCTCTGTGAAAag CTGTAACTCTTTAAACATGGATGGCACTCTGATCCGTAAGGCCATGCAGGCTGAACCAGAGActtatatgactccagtggctgcAGGACAGTACTGGACCTGGGGAAACCGATCGAGAG AGTACCAGATGCATTCTCCAGCAGGTGTTTCTCAGAGGGCGTGGACTCCTCATTACACCCCCACACACAACCCCACCCGCCATtcgcaacagcagcagcagcccaCAGCGCAGGTACACCCGCATCCTCCACCCGATTACCAGCACAACGTCTACATCCCCGGCACACCCTCCGGCTTCTGCACGCTGCGTCCCATTTACCGCAGCGAGCTTGACGTCCACAATTCCTTCTCCACCTTCGGCAAGAAACGCAGGTTAATCTCGCCCAGCAGCTATGACCCTCATGACGACATGGGGATGGAGGTTATCAACAATGACTTGTATAACGAATAG
- the pcdhb gene encoding protocadherin alpha-C2: protein MMKPGWVPFFFVLWATWKTALSVTRYSIPEEMERGSVVANLAADLGLDISGLAQREVKLDIFHNKKYLDINKRTGELFIVEKVDRELLCPTKTTTCFVKLDVMIKSPLRIFNIELEITDINDNAPHFRMDKVELDVSESATPGERFSLPNAFDPDVGANTVRTYKLSDNDHFTIDIHSGSDGTKYVDLVLMKALDREEKAVHNLILTAIDGGVPVRSGTASIIVRVQDTNDNAPQFDQAVYSVNMSENSPAGTLVIKLNATDADEGSNADLTYSFTLYTSEKTQQMFSLNANTGEIAVRGTIDYEDLKIFEMFVEAKDNGPVPLSGQCRVTVYVNDMNDNYPEITIKSLKNTVEENIPVGTVIALVGVSDRDTGDNGNVSLTMNKLLPFVLNRSSDYLFELLVSEPLDRETVPEYEITLVVTDGGNPPLSDNETITVHLLDVNDNAPQFPQTFYTIPVMENNAPGALLSSLTAIDPDLHENQYLVYFIIEKEIVNTSMSMLFSMNPENGNLYALKTFDYEIEKEFLFHIEARDSGVPPLSIT, encoded by the exons ATGATGAAGCCAGGGTGGGTGCCGTTTTTCTTTGTACTTTGGGCGACATGGAAAACGGCTTTGTCTGTGACGCGGTATTCCATACCGGAGGAGATGGAGCGCGGGTCGGTCGTTGCGAATCTAGCCGCTGATTTGGGACTGGATATTAGCGGACTAGCACAGCGCGAGGTAAAGCTTGACATTTTCCATAACAAGAAATATCTTGATATTAATAAGAGGACAGGCGAGCTGTTTATTGTTGAGAAAGTAGACAGAGAACTGTTATGCCCGACTAAAACAACTACATGTTTTGTCAAACTGGATGTCATGATTAAAAGTCCTTTACGAATATTTAACATTGAGTTAGAGATCACAGATATTAATGATAATGCCCCGCACTTCAGAATGGATAAGGTTGAACTGGATGTCTCCGAGTCTGCAACACCGGGGGAGAGATTTTCCTTGCCCAATGCTTTTGACCCGGATGTTGGTGCCAACACAGTTAGAACCTACAAACTGAGCGATAATGATCATTTTACTATCGATATCCATTCTGGTAGCGACGGAACAAAATATGTCGATTTGGTCCTCATGAAGGCACTAGACAGGGAAGAGAAGGCCGTTCATAATCTAATACTCACTGCAATTGATGGGGGAGTTCCCGTGCGCTCTGGCACAGCTAGTATTATTGTGCGCGTTCAAGACACGAATGACAACGCCCCTCAGTTTGACCAGGCTGTTTATTCTGTGAATATGAGCGAAAATTCTCCAGCTGGTACTCTTGTTATTAAATTAAACGCTACTGATGCCGATGAAGGCTCAAACGCAGACCTTACATATTCGTTTACGCTTTATACCTCTGAAAAAACGCAGCAGATGTTCTCTTTGAACGCAAATACTGGTGAAATAGCAGTTAGGGGAACGATTGATTATGAGGATTTGAAAATATTTGAGATGTTTGTGGAGGCTAAAGACAATGGGCCGGTTCCCCTCTCGGGTCAATGCAGAGTGACAGTGTATGTCAACGATATGAATGATAACTATCCCGAGATAACCATAAAATCCCTTAAGAACACCGTGGAAGAAAACATCCCGGTTGGTACTGTTATAGCTCTCGTAGGTGTTAGTGACAGGGACACGGGAGATAATGGCAACGTGAGTCTTACAATGAACAAGTTGTTACCGTTTGTTTTGAACAGGTCATCTGATTACCTCTTCGAGTTACTGGTCTCAGAGCCGTTAGATCGCGAAACGGTCCCTGAATATGAGATCACTTTAGTTGTGACTGATGGAGGGAATCCTCCGTTATCTGATAACGAAACAATAACGGTGCATTTGCTTGATGTCAATGACAACGCACCACAATTCCCTCAGACATTCTACACGATACCTGTTATGGAGAATAACGCACCTGGAGCTTTACTGAGCTCTTTAACCGCTATAGACCCAGATCTCCATGAAAATCAGTATCTAGTTTATTTCATCATAGAGAAGGAAATAGTGAACACCTCCATGTCCATGTTGTTCTCCATGAATCCAGAGAACGGTAATCTTTACGCGCTAAAGACGTTTGACTATGAGATCGAGAAGGAGTTCCTTTTCCACATCGAGGCCAGAGACTCTGGTGTCCCTCCGCTCAGCA TAACGTGA